From a region of the Patescibacteria group bacterium genome:
- a CDS encoding YbaK/EbsC family protein, which yields KTGFPIGGVPAFGHKTSIKYVFLDKDLSRYEKVWSAAGTPFAIFEILTKDLIRLARAKVADIKVI from the coding sequence AAAAAACTGGTTTCCCGATTGGCGGAGTGCCGGCTTTTGGCCACAAAACCTCGATTAAATACGTTTTTCTTGATAAAGATTTAAGCCGATACGAAAAAGTCTGGTCTGCGGCTGGCACGCCTTTTGCTATTTTTGAGATTTTAACAAAAGATTTAATTAGATTAGCTAGAGCAAAAGTTGCTGATATAAAAGTGATATAA
- a CDS encoding phosphotransferase, translated as MKTKQQLKKYLKQLNPAGLKNARVTKQINPERASYFTWLVYDKGKKYLVKIAKPDFDKKEAIVLEYSLLKHLQKTTIAPKAYWLDPSHYLIIEDYLEGKWPHSDPKKEPSEKVIKAMAKTLARLHKIKPPKEIALKQQSYPKPDDFERKIREIDKGKYAKPILDKTGFIKFVPRIKRFLSFAEKASRRKRQVLLHNNTYLVNFLIDKQNKARLIDFKAAAIGEPSFDFGNIFVWIGWRKPGYYEKYKNVFLREYQRYHKYPGLAKLFSIQMLERDVASFTSELKIANQMKVKSAAVKYLKSAKPEWRVELIKKQLEDFGF; from the coding sequence ATGAAGACGAAACAACAACTTAAAAAATACTTAAAACAACTCAATCCTGCTGGATTAAAAAACGCTAGGGTGACTAAGCAAATCAATCCGGAGAGAGCCAGTTATTTTACCTGGTTAGTTTATGATAAAGGTAAAAAATATCTAGTTAAAATTGCTAAACCTGATTTTGATAAAAAAGAAGCAATTGTCTTAGAATACAGTCTTCTTAAACACTTACAAAAAACCACGATTGCTCCAAAAGCATACTGGCTTGATCCGTCTCATTATCTAATTATTGAAGACTATCTAGAAGGTAAATGGCCGCATTCAGATCCGAAAAAAGAACCATCAGAAAAAGTTATTAAAGCAATGGCAAAGACTTTAGCCAGACTCCATAAAATTAAACCACCAAAAGAAATTGCTTTAAAACAACAGTCTTATCCCAAACCAGACGATTTTGAAAGAAAAATCAGAGAAATCGACAAGGGGAAATATGCTAAACCAATTCTGGATAAAACCGGATTTATAAAATTCGTTCCCCGAATAAAAAGATTTTTAAGCTTTGCTGAAAAAGCTTCACGCAGAAAACGCCAGGTTCTACTGCACAACAATACTTATTTGGTCAATTTTCTAATAGACAAGCAAAACAAGGCTCGGCTAATTGATTTTAAGGCAGCGGCAATTGGCGAACCAAGCTTTGATTTTGGTAATATTTTTGTCTGGATTGGCTGGAGAAAACCGGGTTATTATGAAAAATATAAAAATGTTTTCTTAAGAGAATACCAGCGTTATCATAAATATCCCGGCTTAGCTAAACTTTTTTCAATCCAGATGCTGGAAAGGGATGTTGCCTCTTTTACTTCAGAGCTAAAAATTGCCAATCAAATGAAAGTAAAATCAGCTGCGGTAAAATATCTAAAAAGCGCTAAGCCGGAGTGGCGTGTCGAACTAATCAAAAAACAACTTGAAGATTTCGGATTTTAA
- a CDS encoding NUDIX hydrolase produces MSQRLPVSVSAAVFIEDDKGRLLLVQQAAPEKGNKWGPPAGGMEAFEDPLQAAKREIREEIGVEIELINLIGIYVVERGEESLGIGFVFRGRIVNGTITPRPDEIKDYRFFDKEELDELISMRRGELYKPEYNLSGINDWLNGSSYPLEVIKKVNRLLN; encoded by the coding sequence ATGAGCCAGAGACTTCCAGTGAGTGTATCTGCCGCGGTATTTATTGAAGATGACAAGGGAAGATTACTTCTTGTTCAGCAAGCCGCACCAGAGAAGGGAAATAAGTGGGGTCCGCCAGCTGGAGGAATGGAAGCTTTTGAAGATCCGCTTCAGGCTGCTAAGCGCGAAATTAGAGAAGAAATCGGAGTTGAGATAGAACTAATCAATTTAATTGGTATATATGTGGTTGAACGGGGAGAAGAATCCTTGGGCATAGGTTTTGTTTTTCGCGGCCGGATTGTAAATGGGACTATAACTCCTCGCCCTGATGAGATAAAAGATTATCGTTTTTTTGATAAAGAGGAACTTGATGAGCTGATTTCAATGCGGAGGGGTGAACTATACAAACCTGAATATAATTTATCTGGGATTAATGATTGGCTCAATGGTTCTTCGTATCCGCTTGAGGTAATTAAAAAGGTTAACAGACTCTTAAATTAA
- a CDS encoding phosphohydrolase has translation MITRNQALALIREHVKNENIVKHMLAVEALMAGVYDELKNRGRTEQELGGTREEWMMAGLLHDGDYCDEVPMAEQGIKITQWAREKGYEIPENVAQAMAAHNWDNTGVEPKTLMDWAIFCGDSLTGLIVAAALVLPSKKINDLTVESVLKRFKEPSFARGTRREEIKMCQEKLDLTLEEFIGIALKSMQIIADDLGL, from the coding sequence ATGATTACTAGAAACCAAGCATTGGCTTTAATTCGCGAACACGTTAAAAATGAAAATATAGTCAAGCATATGCTCGCTGTTGAGGCGCTGATGGCCGGAGTTTATGACGAACTAAAAAACCGCGGCAGAACTGAACAAGAATTAGGCGGAACCAGAGAAGAATGGATGATGGCAGGATTGCTTCATGACGGTGATTACTGCGACGAGGTGCCAATGGCAGAGCAAGGAATCAAGATTACTCAATGGGCGCGTGAAAAAGGATATGAGATTCCAGAAAATGTCGCCCAGGCAATGGCGGCTCATAATTGGGATAATACCGGCGTTGAACCTAAAACTCTGATGGATTGGGCAATTTTTTGCGGCGATTCATTAACCGGTTTGATAGTTGCCGCAGCTTTAGTTCTGCCGTCTAAAAAAATCAATGATTTAACTGTTGAATCAGTTTTAAAGCGATTCAAAGAGCCGTCTTTTGCTCGCGGCACCAGAAGAGAAGAGATAAAAATGTGTCAAGAAAAACTTGACTTAACTCTTGAAGAATTTATCGGTATTGCTTTAAAATCAATGCAGATAATTGCCGATGATTTGGGATTATAA
- a CDS encoding glycosyltransferase, whose product MKKQPFFSIITCAKNSEKYLKECLDSVAKQTWRDFEHIFIDGYSIDKTLEIVSQYQKENPDIAIKLIQAKPRGIANAMNLGVKNSRGKIIHVLHSDDYYYSEKSLQIAAYYFQKNSQTNWLVGNNIVRIKNKEFVWGWSEILQKLYTLSSIFYHPNIFMKKQIFDNCGFFNETYKICMDYEHCLRVLKLEKPRFVRENLAVFRIHKHSASSGTNPKNKLIIIKERFRAEAENSDTIKKPLMFLKKELANFKK is encoded by the coding sequence ATGAAAAAACAGCCGTTTTTTTCTATCATTACCTGCGCCAAAAACAGCGAAAAATATCTGAAAGAATGCTTGGATTCTGTCGCCAAACAAACTTGGCGAGATTTTGAACATATTTTTATTGACGGGTATTCAATTGATAAAACTTTAGAAATTGTCAGCCAATATCAAAAAGAAAATCCCGACATCGCAATTAAACTAATCCAAGCAAAACCCAGAGGCATTGCTAATGCGATGAATCTGGGCGTTAAAAACTCGCGCGGAAAAATAATCCACGTTCTTCATTCCGATGATTATTATTATTCAGAAAAAAGCCTTCAAATCGCAGCTTATTATTTTCAAAAAAACAGCCAGACTAACTGGCTGGTTGGCAACAATATAGTCAGAATAAAAAACAAGGAGTTTGTTTGGGGTTGGTCAGAAATTTTACAAAAGCTTTACACTTTAAGTTCAATTTTTTACCATCCAAATATCTTTATGAAAAAGCAGATTTTTGATAACTGCGGGTTTTTTAATGAAACTTATAAAATTTGCATGGATTATGAGCATTGTTTGAGGGTTCTTAAACTTGAAAAACCAAGATTTGTCAGAGAAAACTTAGCTGTTTTCCGAATCCACAAACACAGCGCTTCTTCAGGGACAAATCCGAAAAACAAATTAATAATCATAAAAGAAAGGTTCAGAGCCGAGGCGGAAAATTCAGACACAATTAAAAAACCGCTGATGTTTTTGAAAAAAGAGTTAGCCAATTTTAAAAAATAA